A stretch of Perognathus longimembris pacificus isolate PPM17 chromosome 1, ASM2315922v1, whole genome shotgun sequence DNA encodes these proteins:
- the Dnajb5 gene encoding dnaJ homolog subfamily B member 5 isoform X1, which translates to MFKRTVLSCPPPAAPPLQARGAFRSFPHFWGEDFLASLMFKIQLEPLKLRAWTLNGFVKFRNKETSTGPVAVMGKDYYKILGIPSGANEDEIKKAYRKMALKYHPDKNKEPNAEEKFKEIAEAYDVLSDPKKRSLYDQYGEEGLKTGGGTSGGSSGSFHYTFHGDPHATFASFFGGSNPFDIFFASSRSTRPFSGFDPDDMDVDEDEDPFGAFGRFGFNGLSRGPRRAPEPLYPRRKVQDPPVVHELRVSLEEIYHGSTKRMKITRRRLNPDGRTVRTEDKILHIVIKRGWKEGTKITFPKEGDATPDNIPADIVFVLKDKPHAHFRRDGTNVLYSALISLKEALCGCTVNIPTIDGRVIPLPCNDVIKPGTVKRLRGEGLPFPKVPTQRGDLIVEFKVRFPDRLTPQTRQILKQHLPCS; encoded by the exons ATGTTTAAGCGCACAGTGCTCTCctgcccacccccagcagcaccccCACTACAGGCTCGAGGAGCTTTCCGGAGCTTCCCACACTTCTGGGGAGAAGACTTCTTAGCCAGCTTGATGTTTAAAATTCAGCTGGAGCCCTTAAAACTTCGAGCGTGGACGCTGAATGGGTTTGTAAAGTTTCG AAACAAGGAGACCAGCACCGGTCCAGTGGCTGTGATGGGAAAAGATTATTACAAAATTCTTGGGATCCCGTCAGGGGCCAACGAGGATGAGATCAAGAAAGCCTACCGGAAGATGGCCTTGAAGTACCACCCAGACAAGAACAAAGAACCCAATGCTGAAGAGAAGTTTAAGGAGATTGCAGAGGCCTATGATGTGCTGAGTGACCCTAAGAAACGGAGCCTTTATGACCAGTACGGGGAGGAAG GCCTGAAGACTGGCGGTGGTACATCAGGTGGCTCCAGTGGCTCCTTTCACTACACCTTTCATGGGGACCCCCATGCCACCTTTGCCTCCTTCTTCGGTGGCTCCAACCCCTTCGATATCTTCTTTGCCAGCAGCCGCTCCACTAGACCCTTCAGTGGCTTTGACCCTGATGACATGGATGTGGATGAAGATGAGGACCCATTTGGTGCCTTTGGCCGCTTTGGCTTCAATGGGCTGAGTAGAGGTCCAAGACGCGCTCCAGAACCACTGTACCCCCGGCGCAAAGTGCAGGACCCACCTGTGGTGCATGAACTACGGGTGTCCCTGGAAGAGATCTACCATGGCTCCACCAAGCGCATGAAGATCACAAGGCGGCGCCTTAACCCTGATGGGCGAACTGTGCGCACTGAGGACAAAATCCTGCACATTGTCATCAAGCGTGGCTGGAAGGAAGGCACCAAGATCACTTTCCCCAAAGAAGGTGATGCCACACCTGACAACATCCCGGCTGACATTGTCTTCGTGCTCAAAGACAAGCCCCATGCACACTTTCGCCGAGATGGCACCAATGTGCTTTACAGTGCACTGATCAGCCTCAAGGAG GCGCTGTGTGGCTGCACCGTAAACATTCCCACCATTGATGGCCGAGTGATACCGTTGCCCTGCAATGATGTCATCAAGCCAGGCACCGTGAAGAGACTCCGTGGGGAGGGCCTTCCTTTCCCCAAGGTGCCTACTCAGCGGGGAGACCTCATTGTTGAGTTCAAAGTTCGATTTCCAGACAGATTAACACCACAGACACGACAGATCCTTAAGCAGCACTTACCCTGTTCCTAG
- the Dnajb5 gene encoding dnaJ homolog subfamily B member 5 isoform X2: protein MFKIQLEPLKLRAWTLNGFVKFRNKETSTGPVAVMGKDYYKILGIPSGANEDEIKKAYRKMALKYHPDKNKEPNAEEKFKEIAEAYDVLSDPKKRSLYDQYGEEGLKTGGGTSGGSSGSFHYTFHGDPHATFASFFGGSNPFDIFFASSRSTRPFSGFDPDDMDVDEDEDPFGAFGRFGFNGLSRGPRRAPEPLYPRRKVQDPPVVHELRVSLEEIYHGSTKRMKITRRRLNPDGRTVRTEDKILHIVIKRGWKEGTKITFPKEGDATPDNIPADIVFVLKDKPHAHFRRDGTNVLYSALISLKEALCGCTVNIPTIDGRVIPLPCNDVIKPGTVKRLRGEGLPFPKVPTQRGDLIVEFKVRFPDRLTPQTRQILKQHLPCS, encoded by the exons ATGTTTAAAATTCAGCTGGAGCCCTTAAAACTTCGAGCGTGGACGCTGAATGGGTTTGTAAAGTTTCG AAACAAGGAGACCAGCACCGGTCCAGTGGCTGTGATGGGAAAAGATTATTACAAAATTCTTGGGATCCCGTCAGGGGCCAACGAGGATGAGATCAAGAAAGCCTACCGGAAGATGGCCTTGAAGTACCACCCAGACAAGAACAAAGAACCCAATGCTGAAGAGAAGTTTAAGGAGATTGCAGAGGCCTATGATGTGCTGAGTGACCCTAAGAAACGGAGCCTTTATGACCAGTACGGGGAGGAAG GCCTGAAGACTGGCGGTGGTACATCAGGTGGCTCCAGTGGCTCCTTTCACTACACCTTTCATGGGGACCCCCATGCCACCTTTGCCTCCTTCTTCGGTGGCTCCAACCCCTTCGATATCTTCTTTGCCAGCAGCCGCTCCACTAGACCCTTCAGTGGCTTTGACCCTGATGACATGGATGTGGATGAAGATGAGGACCCATTTGGTGCCTTTGGCCGCTTTGGCTTCAATGGGCTGAGTAGAGGTCCAAGACGCGCTCCAGAACCACTGTACCCCCGGCGCAAAGTGCAGGACCCACCTGTGGTGCATGAACTACGGGTGTCCCTGGAAGAGATCTACCATGGCTCCACCAAGCGCATGAAGATCACAAGGCGGCGCCTTAACCCTGATGGGCGAACTGTGCGCACTGAGGACAAAATCCTGCACATTGTCATCAAGCGTGGCTGGAAGGAAGGCACCAAGATCACTTTCCCCAAAGAAGGTGATGCCACACCTGACAACATCCCGGCTGACATTGTCTTCGTGCTCAAAGACAAGCCCCATGCACACTTTCGCCGAGATGGCACCAATGTGCTTTACAGTGCACTGATCAGCCTCAAGGAG GCGCTGTGTGGCTGCACCGTAAACATTCCCACCATTGATGGCCGAGTGATACCGTTGCCCTGCAATGATGTCATCAAGCCAGGCACCGTGAAGAGACTCCGTGGGGAGGGCCTTCCTTTCCCCAAGGTGCCTACTCAGCGGGGAGACCTCATTGTTGAGTTCAAAGTTCGATTTCCAGACAGATTAACACCACAGACACGACAGATCCTTAAGCAGCACTTACCCTGTTCCTAG
- the Dnajb5 gene encoding dnaJ homolog subfamily B member 5 isoform X3 yields the protein MGKDYYKILGIPSGANEDEIKKAYRKMALKYHPDKNKEPNAEEKFKEIAEAYDVLSDPKKRSLYDQYGEEGLKTGGGTSGGSSGSFHYTFHGDPHATFASFFGGSNPFDIFFASSRSTRPFSGFDPDDMDVDEDEDPFGAFGRFGFNGLSRGPRRAPEPLYPRRKVQDPPVVHELRVSLEEIYHGSTKRMKITRRRLNPDGRTVRTEDKILHIVIKRGWKEGTKITFPKEGDATPDNIPADIVFVLKDKPHAHFRRDGTNVLYSALISLKEALCGCTVNIPTIDGRVIPLPCNDVIKPGTVKRLRGEGLPFPKVPTQRGDLIVEFKVRFPDRLTPQTRQILKQHLPCS from the exons ATGGGAAAAGATTATTACAAAATTCTTGGGATCCCGTCAGGGGCCAACGAGGATGAGATCAAGAAAGCCTACCGGAAGATGGCCTTGAAGTACCACCCAGACAAGAACAAAGAACCCAATGCTGAAGAGAAGTTTAAGGAGATTGCAGAGGCCTATGATGTGCTGAGTGACCCTAAGAAACGGAGCCTTTATGACCAGTACGGGGAGGAAG GCCTGAAGACTGGCGGTGGTACATCAGGTGGCTCCAGTGGCTCCTTTCACTACACCTTTCATGGGGACCCCCATGCCACCTTTGCCTCCTTCTTCGGTGGCTCCAACCCCTTCGATATCTTCTTTGCCAGCAGCCGCTCCACTAGACCCTTCAGTGGCTTTGACCCTGATGACATGGATGTGGATGAAGATGAGGACCCATTTGGTGCCTTTGGCCGCTTTGGCTTCAATGGGCTGAGTAGAGGTCCAAGACGCGCTCCAGAACCACTGTACCCCCGGCGCAAAGTGCAGGACCCACCTGTGGTGCATGAACTACGGGTGTCCCTGGAAGAGATCTACCATGGCTCCACCAAGCGCATGAAGATCACAAGGCGGCGCCTTAACCCTGATGGGCGAACTGTGCGCACTGAGGACAAAATCCTGCACATTGTCATCAAGCGTGGCTGGAAGGAAGGCACCAAGATCACTTTCCCCAAAGAAGGTGATGCCACACCTGACAACATCCCGGCTGACATTGTCTTCGTGCTCAAAGACAAGCCCCATGCACACTTTCGCCGAGATGGCACCAATGTGCTTTACAGTGCACTGATCAGCCTCAAGGAG GCGCTGTGTGGCTGCACCGTAAACATTCCCACCATTGATGGCCGAGTGATACCGTTGCCCTGCAATGATGTCATCAAGCCAGGCACCGTGAAGAGACTCCGTGGGGAGGGCCTTCCTTTCCCCAAGGTGCCTACTCAGCGGGGAGACCTCATTGTTGAGTTCAAAGTTCGATTTCCAGACAGATTAACACCACAGACACGACAGATCCTTAAGCAGCACTTACCCTGTTCCTAG